The following coding sequences lie in one Pararge aegeria chromosome 25, ilParAegt1.1, whole genome shotgun sequence genomic window:
- the LOC120634953 gene encoding uncharacterized protein LOC120634953, whose product MAKSAAKIAFYNFKWQFVTLVLFNTTLMCGVNTFLRSYSKNAVVADDSYIPVSSQHTRQFVLFANNLDGIKNLLAWLELHTYDTTARYMIICQSRSTGNCDETNALEVLWQRRIVNVIFINDVFNNGSSGYYYQYGDKCKNSPPIKVSNWDSCVGTNESRYCAGKFLIPLQNMYECPIIVSTFWQPPFMYINDGVPSGADGDLLRIIIDALNATLVLMEPSRGSGWGNLDDNGSWVGSLGDLYYDLANFSMVSASITQARYDAFELSSFYFTTNIVWITHPPIPEPSSFKLLRPFKPDARIALGLSFVFVVILALIFKTNFCTSVFESINSCRLPDSVIFLAWKMCMGQAITIIPLKMTVLYLILFWIWYCFLVRTFYQVHLINSLKTEVYSSEFSSIEDAIAAGYSFGGGPALQEYYVDSPSVYDKWEDIDISGYKTLMSNLSQGMKFVLAVNLASVKIFLKTPGRKLHILPQQVICSPIGIFLKKSSPFTIIINRILKRLFEYGIPQMIFKNYTASDLTDKSTEENKPIKLIYCTGCYIILSIGWIASFILFIIELYMKRETNQVIRFRN is encoded by the coding sequence ATGGCTAAAAGTGCTGCTAAAATAGCATTTTACAACTTCAAGTGGCAGTTTGTAACATTAGTTTTGTTTAATACGACACTTATGTGCGGTGTAAATACATTTCTTCGGTCGTACAGTAAGAATGCGGTAGTTGCTGACGATTCATACATCCCGGTATCGTCGCAGCATACAAGacagtttgttttatttgcaaACAATTTGGATGGCATTAAAAATTTACTTGCATGGTTGGAGTTACACACATACGATACCACGGCCAGATATATGATTATATGTCAATCAAGAAGTACCGGAAATTGCGACGAGACAAACGCTCTAGAAGTCTTATGGCAGCGAAGAATtgtgaatgttatatttatcaatGATGTCTTCAATAATGGGTCGAGTGGCTATTATTATCAGTATGGAGACAAATGCAAAAATTCACCGCCAATAAAAGTGTCCAATTGGGACTCATGCGTTGGCACGAATGAATCAAGATACTGTGCTGGAAAATTCCTTATTCCATTACAAAATATGTACGAATGCCCGATTATAGTTTCGACGTTCTGGCAGCCTCCTTTCATGTACATAAATGATGGTGTGCCTTCGGGAGCTGATGGCGATTTGCTGAGGATTATAATTGATGCATTGAACGCCACTCTTGTACTTATGGAACCGAGCAGAGGTAGCGGATGGGGAAATCTTGACGATAACGGTTCGTGGGTTGGATCTCTCGGTGATCTTTACTACGATTTAGCAAACTTCTCCATGGTATCAGCTAGTATCACTCAAGCAAGATACGATGCTTTTGAACTGTCGAGCTTCTATTTCACAACGAACATAGTCTGGATAACCCATCCACCAATACCGGAACCTTCTTCCTTCAAACTCCTACGTCCATTCAAACCAGATGCTAGAATAGCTTTAGGTCTCTCTTTCGTATTTGTTGTAATActagctttaatttttaaaactaactttTGCACTTCGGTGTTTGAAAGCATAAATTCATGCCGTTTACCGGACAGTGTGATATTTTTGGCATGGAAAATGTGCATGGGCCAGGCGATCACCATAATCCCTTTGAAAATGACCGTGCTGTATTTGATACTGTTCTGGATTTGGTACTGTTTCTTAGTGAGGACATTTTACCAAGTACACCtgattaattcattaaaaacagAAGTCTATTCGTCAGAATTTTCGAGTATAGAGGACGCTATTGCGGCGGGTTATTCTTTTGGCGGAGGTCCAGCCTTACAGGAGTATTATGTTGATTCACCTTCAGTATACGATAAATGGGAAGACATAGACATCTCTGGGTATAAAACGCTAATGTCAAATCTGTCGCAAGGAATGAAATTCGTTTTAGCTGTGAATTTAGCATCggttaaaatatttcttaaaacacCTGGAAGGAAGTTACATATTTTACCCCAGCAAGTTATCTGCAGCccaataggtatatttttaaaaaaaagttctccTTTTACGATAATTATTAATCGGATACTGAAACGATTGTTTGAATATGGAATCCCTCAAATGATTTTTAAGAACTACACCGCCTCGGACTTGACAGATAAATCAACAGAGGAGAACAagccaataaaattaatatattgcaCAGGTTGCTATATTATACTGTCGATTGGGTGGATTGcctcatttattttgtttattattgaatTGTACATGAAAAGGGAAACAAATCAGGTCATTAGGTTTAGAAATTGA